A window of Phragmitibacter flavus contains these coding sequences:
- a CDS encoding ArsR/SmtB family transcription factor, which produces MANSSIIRSLSLLADANRVRILALLREEELSVAELQEVLSLGQSNISAQLAKLKEAGWVTDRRSGKNRLYRVEAPDAKGREAFGHVFALVEAATAELREARQDRTALKLVLKKRADVARSYFDALAGKFGRQYIPGRSWKAMGEMLLEFVPPLVVVDMGAGEGAVSQMLAQHAKEVIAVDNSEKMVAFGRQLAKEHGFKNLDYRFGDMEEPPVDAGTADVVMFSQALHHAQKPQRALDAAFHMLKPGGRVVISDLLKHTFEKARVLYADVWLGFSEVELLEMLESSGFVNGDVRVVDREVKAPWFQTVLAVGVKRERDL; this is translated from the coding sequence GTGGCCAATTCTTCCATCATCAGATCGTTGTCATTGCTGGCAGATGCGAATCGGGTGCGCATTCTGGCGCTGCTGCGCGAGGAAGAGTTGTCGGTGGCGGAGTTGCAGGAGGTGCTGTCTTTGGGGCAGTCGAACATTTCGGCGCAGCTGGCGAAGCTGAAGGAGGCGGGCTGGGTGACGGATCGGAGATCGGGGAAGAATCGGCTCTACCGCGTGGAGGCTCCAGATGCAAAGGGGCGCGAGGCTTTTGGGCATGTGTTTGCGCTGGTGGAGGCGGCGACGGCGGAACTGCGCGAGGCGCGGCAGGATCGGACGGCGTTGAAGCTGGTGCTGAAGAAGCGGGCGGATGTGGCGCGGTCGTATTTTGATGCGCTGGCGGGGAAATTTGGGCGTCAGTATATCCCGGGCAGGTCGTGGAAGGCGATGGGGGAGATGCTTTTGGAGTTCGTGCCGCCGCTGGTGGTGGTGGACATGGGGGCGGGGGAGGGGGCGGTGTCGCAGATGCTGGCGCAGCATGCGAAGGAGGTGATCGCGGTGGACAATTCAGAGAAGATGGTGGCCTTTGGTCGGCAATTGGCGAAGGAGCATGGGTTCAAAAATTTGGATTACCGGTTCGGAGACATGGAGGAGCCGCCGGTGGATGCGGGGACGGCGGATGTGGTGATGTTCAGTCAGGCTTTGCATCATGCGCAGAAGCCGCAGCGGGCGTTGGATGCGGCTTTTCACATGTTGAAGCCGGGGGGACGGGTGGTGATTTCGGATCTGTTGAAGCACACGTTTGAGAAGGCGCGGGTGTTGTATGCGGATGTGTGGCTGGGTTTTTCGGAGGTGGAGTTGTTGGAGATGCTGGAGTCATCGGGGTTTGTGAATGGGGACGTGAGGGTGGTGGACCGGGAGGTGAAGGCACCGTGGTTTCAGACAGTGCTGGCGGTCGGGGTGAAGAGGGAACGGGATTTATGA